Proteins encoded together in one Nocardioides marinisabuli window:
- a CDS encoding DEAD/DEAH box helicase, whose product MAVTSSDTDPTTVDDQVPTFVDLGLSEPVLKALSDVGYETPSAIQAATIPTLLEGRDVVGLAQTGTGKTAAFALPILSNLDIAQKSPQALVLAPTRELALQVCEAFEKYAARMRGVHVLPVYGGQAYGVQLSALRRGVHVVVGTPGRIMDHLDKGTLDLSQLRFLVLDEADEMLNMGFAEDVETILAETPDDKQVALFSATMPAQIRRLSKQYLSNPAEITVKRSATTAANITQRYLTVSYPQKVDALTRILEVENFEGMIVFVRTKNETETLAEKLRARGYSAAAINGDVAQAQRERTVNQLKAGKLDILVATDVAARGLDVERISHVVNYDIPTDTESYVHRIGRTGRAGRTGDAISFITPRERYLLKHIEKATKQPLTQMQLPTAEDVNSTRLARFDDQITEALANTARIDRFRDIVAHYVREHDVPEVDVAAALAVLSQGETPLLIDPEADRARAQREERRSEPGGRDERAGKARAERAPRRGGDTNLSTYRINVGKRHKVEPRQIVGALANEGGLSRSDFGKIQIRPDFSLVELPADLGPEVFSALAETRISGKLIELRADNGPRSSVARPPRGDKPAGDFDRKKARHKKP is encoded by the coding sequence ATGGCAGTGACTTCCTCTGACACCGACCCCACGACCGTCGACGATCAGGTGCCGACCTTCGTCGATCTCGGTCTGTCCGAGCCGGTGCTCAAGGCACTGTCCGACGTGGGCTACGAGACCCCGTCGGCCATCCAGGCCGCCACGATCCCGACCCTCCTCGAGGGCCGCGACGTCGTCGGCCTCGCGCAGACCGGCACCGGCAAGACCGCCGCGTTCGCCCTGCCGATCCTCTCCAACCTCGACATCGCGCAGAAGAGCCCGCAGGCGCTCGTGCTCGCCCCCACCCGTGAGCTCGCGCTCCAGGTGTGCGAGGCGTTCGAGAAGTACGCCGCCCGGATGCGCGGCGTGCACGTGCTGCCCGTCTACGGCGGCCAGGCCTACGGCGTGCAGCTCTCCGCGCTGCGTCGCGGCGTCCACGTGGTCGTCGGCACCCCCGGCCGGATCATGGACCACCTCGACAAGGGCACCCTGGACCTGTCGCAGCTGCGCTTCCTGGTGCTCGACGAGGCCGACGAGATGCTCAACATGGGCTTCGCCGAGGACGTCGAGACGATCCTGGCCGAGACCCCCGACGACAAGCAGGTGGCGCTGTTCTCGGCCACCATGCCCGCGCAGATCCGCCGGCTCTCCAAGCAGTACCTGAGCAACCCGGCCGAGATCACCGTCAAGCGCAGCGCGACGACCGCCGCCAACATCACCCAGCGCTACCTCACGGTCTCCTACCCGCAGAAGGTCGACGCCCTCACCCGCATCCTCGAGGTCGAGAACTTCGAGGGGATGATCGTCTTCGTCCGCACCAAGAACGAGACCGAGACCCTGGCCGAGAAGCTGCGCGCCCGCGGCTACTCCGCGGCCGCCATCAACGGCGACGTCGCCCAGGCCCAGCGCGAGCGGACCGTCAACCAGCTCAAGGCCGGCAAGCTCGACATCCTGGTCGCCACCGACGTCGCCGCCCGCGGCCTCGACGTCGAGCGGATCAGCCACGTCGTCAACTACGACATCCCCACCGACACCGAGTCCTACGTGCACCGCATCGGCCGCACCGGCCGCGCGGGACGCACCGGCGACGCGATCTCCTTCATCACCCCGCGCGAGCGCTACCTGCTCAAGCACATCGAGAAGGCCACCAAGCAGCCGCTGACCCAGATGCAGCTGCCGACCGCCGAGGACGTCAACTCCACCCGGCTGGCGCGCTTCGACGACCAGATCACCGAGGCGCTGGCCAACACCGCGCGCATCGACCGCTTCCGCGACATCGTGGCCCACTACGTGCGCGAGCACGACGTGCCCGAGGTCGACGTGGCGGCGGCCCTCGCGGTGCTCTCGCAGGGCGAGACCCCGCTGCTGATCGACCCCGAGGCCGACCGGGCCCGCGCCCAGCGCGAGGAGCGCCGCTCCGAGCCGGGCGGTCGCGACGAGCGGGCCGGCAAGGCCCGCGCCGAGCGGGCCCCGCGCCGCGGCGGCGACACCAACCTGTCGACGTACCGCATCAACGTGGGCAAGCGGCACAAGGTCGAGCCGCGCCAGATCGTCGGGGCGCTCGCCAACGAGGGCGGGCTCTCGCGCAGCGACTTCGGCAAGATCCAGATCCGCCCCGACTTCTCGCTCGTCGAGCTGCCGGCCGACCTGGGCCCGGAGGTGTTCTCGGCCCTGGCCGAGACCCGCATCTCCGGCAAGCTGATCGAGCTGCGCGCCGACAACGGCCCCCGCAGCTCCGTGGCGCGCCCGCCCCGCGGCGACAAGCCCGCGGGCGACTTCGACCGCAAGAAGGCGCGCCACAAGAAGCCGTAG
- a CDS encoding cytochrome P450 produces MTLRPPAHPAPALGSSRAHRGGLPLVGRTLEYVRDPQGLFERQWAEQGPVSQLPLLGDPWVLLLGPDACGAALTNGDKAFASAPAWTYLVGPFFRRGLMLLDFEEHRLHRRILQQAFTRDRLEGYARSLQPPARAGVGAWTPGPGFRAHPALKALTLDLAAEIFMGGAELTSAQEMARVNRAFIDCVQAASALVRRPVPGTRWWRATRGRRVLEEFLRGYLPVRRAEPGDDLLSQLCLLEDDDGQRFDDQAVVDHMIFLMMAAHDTSTSTLTTMTEMLGKHPEWQERCRAESLALGPDPTLAELETLSSLDLVMRECLRLRAPVPLVVRRTVKDTEVLGTRVPAGRYVAVAPGFSHLMAEHWSDPERFDPERFGPERREDRSHRHAWMPFGAGVHKCLGMAFAGLEVTTVMHHLLRRCTWDVYPDYRPPLDHRSLPFPTDGQPLDLRPLTTQETP; encoded by the coding sequence GTGACCCTCCGCCCGCCCGCGCACCCGGCTCCCGCCCTCGGGTCGTCGCGAGCCCACCGCGGCGGGCTGCCGCTGGTGGGACGGACCCTGGAGTACGTCCGCGACCCCCAGGGCCTCTTCGAGAGGCAGTGGGCGGAGCAGGGCCCGGTCTCCCAGCTGCCGCTCCTGGGCGACCCGTGGGTGCTGCTGCTGGGCCCCGACGCCTGCGGCGCGGCCCTCACCAACGGCGACAAGGCGTTCGCGAGCGCCCCCGCCTGGACCTACCTCGTCGGGCCCTTCTTCCGCCGCGGCCTGATGCTGCTCGACTTCGAGGAGCACCGGCTGCACCGACGGATCCTGCAGCAGGCCTTCACCCGCGACCGGCTCGAGGGCTACGCCCGCAGCCTGCAGCCGCCGGCGCGGGCCGGGGTCGGGGCGTGGACGCCGGGCCCCGGGTTCCGTGCCCACCCGGCCCTGAAGGCGTTGACCCTCGACCTGGCCGCCGAGATCTTCATGGGCGGCGCCGAGCTCACCTCGGCCCAGGAGATGGCCCGGGTCAACCGCGCCTTCATCGACTGCGTGCAGGCCGCCTCCGCGCTCGTGCGCCGGCCGGTGCCGGGCACCCGCTGGTGGCGCGCCACCCGCGGGCGCCGGGTGCTCGAGGAGTTCCTGCGCGGCTACCTGCCCGTCCGCCGCGCCGAGCCGGGCGACGACCTGCTCTCCCAGCTGTGCCTGCTCGAGGACGACGACGGGCAGCGCTTCGACGACCAGGCCGTGGTCGACCACATGATCTTCCTGATGATGGCGGCCCACGACACCTCCACCAGCACCCTGACCACGATGACGGAGATGCTCGGCAAGCACCCCGAGTGGCAGGAGCGCTGCCGCGCAGAGTCGCTGGCGCTGGGCCCCGACCCCACGCTCGCGGAGCTCGAGACGCTCAGCTCGCTCGACCTGGTGATGCGGGAGTGCCTGCGGCTGCGCGCCCCGGTGCCGCTCGTCGTGCGCCGCACCGTCAAGGACACCGAGGTGCTCGGCACCCGCGTCCCGGCCGGCCGCTACGTGGCCGTCGCGCCGGGCTTCAGCCACCTGATGGCCGAGCACTGGAGCGACCCCGAGCGCTTCGACCCCGAACGGTTCGGGCCGGAGCGCCGGGAGGACCGCTCCCACCGGCACGCGTGGATGCCCTTCGGTGCCGGGGTGCACAAGTGCCTGGGCATGGCCTTCGCAGGCCTCGAGGTCACCACCGTGATGCACCACCTGCTGCGCCGCTGCACCTGGGACGTCTACCCCGACTACCGCCCACCGCTGGACCACCGCTCCCTGCCCTTCCCCACCGACGGCCAACCCCTCGACCTGCGCCCCCTCACGACCCAGGAGACCCCATGA
- the glmS gene encoding glutamine--fructose-6-phosphate transaminase (isomerizing): MPARFGGKVGIGHTRWATHGPATDHNAHPHTDVAGRVAVVHNGILDNASSLRAMLTDEGVELSSDTDTEVIAHLVARSGADTLEGRVADALSAVEGTYGLAVVHADFPDRIVVARNGSPLIVGVGDKEMHVASDLAALVRYTTTVAYLDDGEMATVTAQGFTTYRHDTAQLHRTHRDASRVDVDPAAYEIGEHESFMHAEMLDQPRAAERVLRGRLDERFGTSHLGGLNLDARELRAIRRVKILGCGSAYYVGQMGASMIEELARIPADAEAASEFRYRDPVIEPDTLYVAVSQSGETIDTLLAVQEIRRKGGRVVGLVNVVGSAIARECDGGIYLHAGPEVAVASTKALTTMFLAFSLLALQLGRVRDLSIADGKRLIAGLQRLPEQIQSVLDRDGELEEVAQRLAEADSLFFIGRVRGFPVAREGAQKFKEITYRHAEAYQTSELKHGPLALISEAVPTVALVPDDELVERNVAALHEIAARRGPLVVVTHEGVDLGDLSAAPGTHRIDVPRNEREIDPILLTIPLQVLAYHAAKHLGLDADKPRNLAKSVTVE; this comes from the coding sequence CTGCCGGCCCGCTTCGGCGGCAAGGTCGGCATCGGGCACACCCGCTGGGCCACCCACGGCCCGGCCACCGACCACAACGCGCACCCCCACACCGACGTCGCCGGCCGCGTGGCGGTGGTGCACAACGGCATCCTCGACAACGCCTCGTCGCTGCGCGCGATGCTCACCGACGAGGGCGTCGAGCTGTCCTCCGACACCGACACCGAGGTCATCGCCCACCTGGTGGCCCGCTCCGGCGCCGACACCCTCGAGGGCCGGGTCGCCGACGCCCTCAGCGCCGTCGAGGGCACCTACGGCCTGGCGGTCGTGCACGCCGACTTCCCCGACCGGATCGTGGTGGCCCGCAACGGCAGCCCCCTGATCGTCGGCGTCGGGGACAAGGAGATGCACGTGGCCAGCGACCTGGCCGCGCTGGTGCGCTACACCACCACCGTCGCCTACCTCGACGACGGCGAGATGGCCACCGTCACGGCGCAGGGCTTCACCACCTACCGCCACGACACCGCCCAGCTGCACCGCACCCACCGCGACGCCTCGCGCGTCGACGTCGACCCGGCGGCGTACGAGATCGGCGAGCACGAGTCGTTCATGCACGCCGAGATGCTCGACCAGCCGCGCGCGGCCGAGCGGGTGCTGCGCGGGCGCCTCGACGAGCGGTTCGGCACCTCCCACCTCGGCGGCCTCAACCTCGACGCCCGCGAGCTGCGGGCGATCCGCCGGGTCAAGATCCTGGGCTGCGGCTCGGCGTACTACGTGGGGCAGATGGGCGCCTCGATGATCGAGGAGCTCGCCCGCATCCCCGCCGACGCCGAGGCGGCCAGCGAGTTCCGCTACCGCGACCCGGTCATCGAGCCCGACACCCTCTACGTCGCAGTCAGCCAGTCGGGCGAGACCATCGACACGCTGCTGGCGGTGCAGGAGATCCGGCGCAAGGGCGGTCGCGTGGTCGGGCTGGTCAACGTCGTGGGCAGCGCGATCGCCCGCGAGTGCGACGGCGGCATCTACCTGCACGCCGGCCCCGAGGTCGCGGTGGCCAGCACCAAGGCGCTGACCACGATGTTCCTGGCCTTCTCGCTGCTCGCGCTCCAGCTCGGTCGGGTGCGCGACCTCTCCATCGCCGACGGCAAGCGGCTCATCGCCGGCCTGCAGCGGCTGCCCGAGCAGATCCAGTCGGTCCTCGACCGCGACGGCGAGCTCGAGGAGGTCGCCCAGCGCCTCGCCGAGGCCGACAGCCTGTTCTTCATCGGCCGGGTGCGCGGCTTCCCGGTCGCCCGCGAGGGCGCGCAGAAGTTCAAGGAGATCACCTACCGCCACGCCGAGGCCTACCAGACCTCCGAGCTCAAGCACGGCCCGCTGGCGCTGATCAGCGAGGCGGTGCCGACCGTGGCGCTGGTGCCCGACGACGAGCTCGTCGAGCGCAACGTCGCCGCGCTCCACGAGATCGCGGCCCGCCGCGGGCCGCTGGTGGTCGTCACCCACGAGGGCGTCGACCTGGGCGACCTGTCGGCCGCCCCGGGCACGCACCGCATCGACGTACCCCGCAACGAGCGCGAGATCGACCCGATCCTGCTGACGATCCCGCTGCAGGTGCTGGCCTACCACGCCGCGAAGCACCTCGGGCTCGACGCCGACAAGCCCCGCAACCTGGCCAAGTCGGTCACCGTGGAGTGA
- a CDS encoding SDR family oxidoreductase, whose translation MTRTRTDRQRDLRGSVVVVTGGGRGIGLATAGRFADAGARVVLGDLDGDLAARAARSLGGTTRAHGHALDVTDRASYADFLERAAEHGPVEVLVNNAGIMPLSPLGEQSEESIDRVLDVNLRAVITGTRLVLPAMTAQGRGHVINVASAVGRVGMPGGAVYSASKFGVVGFSEAMVGELSPLGIDISCVLPTVVATELSAGVSAARGMRPCTPEEVADAILGVARAPRFETWVPAYAKGVFHASNALPRRARDLLSHLMHADSSLTDVDTAARAGYEQRAQR comes from the coding sequence ATGACCCGCACCCGCACCGACCGCCAGCGCGACCTCCGGGGCAGCGTCGTCGTCGTCACCGGAGGCGGGCGGGGCATCGGTCTGGCCACCGCCGGCCGTTTTGCCGACGCGGGCGCCCGTGTGGTCCTCGGGGACCTCGACGGCGACCTCGCGGCCCGGGCGGCCCGGTCCCTCGGGGGCACCACCCGGGCGCACGGCCACGCGCTCGACGTGACCGACCGCGCCTCGTACGCCGACTTCCTCGAGCGCGCCGCCGAGCACGGTCCGGTCGAGGTGCTGGTCAACAACGCGGGCATCATGCCGCTGTCCCCGCTGGGCGAGCAGAGCGAGGAGTCGATCGACCGGGTGCTCGACGTCAACCTGCGGGCCGTCATCACCGGCACCCGGCTGGTGCTGCCGGCCATGACGGCGCAGGGCCGCGGGCACGTCATCAACGTCGCCTCGGCCGTCGGCCGGGTCGGCATGCCCGGCGGCGCGGTCTACTCGGCCTCCAAGTTCGGCGTCGTCGGCTTCTCCGAGGCCATGGTCGGCGAGCTGTCCCCCCTCGGCATCGACATCTCCTGCGTGCTGCCGACCGTGGTGGCCACCGAGCTGTCCGCCGGCGTCTCGGCAGCCCGCGGGATGCGCCCCTGCACCCCCGAGGAGGTCGCCGACGCGATCCTGGGCGTCGCACGCGCGCCCCGCTTCGAGACCTGGGTGCCGGCCTACGCCAAGGGCGTCTTCCACGCGAGCAACGCGCTGCCGCGCCGCGCCCGCGACCTGCTCAGCCACCTGATGCACGCCGACTCCAGCCTCACCGACGTCGACACCGCGGCCCGCGCCGGCTACGAGCAGCGCGCCCAGCGCTGA
- a CDS encoding YybH family protein, translating to MSDTLDTTSSTTTDALSDELRARDAAWSAAASSGAPLEEVLEYWSDDAVVVPPGMDEVRGKDALRAYVTASTAIPGFRISWETGDIELSDDGSMAWIRGTNRVEMTGEDGTPVVMEGRVLTTWRREGGTWRCTNDIWNAGG from the coding sequence ATGAGCGACACCCTCGACACCACGAGCAGCACCACGACCGACGCCCTGAGCGACGAGCTGCGGGCCCGCGACGCCGCCTGGTCGGCGGCCGCCTCGTCCGGCGCCCCGCTGGAGGAGGTCCTGGAGTACTGGAGCGACGACGCCGTCGTCGTGCCACCCGGCATGGACGAGGTGCGCGGCAAGGACGCGCTGCGCGCCTACGTCACCGCGAGCACGGCCATCCCCGGCTTCCGCATCTCGTGGGAGACCGGCGACATCGAGCTCTCCGACGACGGCTCGATGGCCTGGATCCGGGGCACCAACCGGGTCGAGATGACCGGCGAGGACGGCACGCCCGTGGTCATGGAGGGGCGGGTCCTCACGACGTGGCGCCGCGAGGGCGGCACCTGGCGCTGCACCAACGACATCTGGAACGCCGGGGGGTGA
- a CDS encoding penicillin-binding transpeptidase domain-containing protein yields MRRLGTPALLGAAALVAAGLTACDQVADTVGGPDARPAAEAYAAALAAGEPGSVPLAEPAAAEADEAHAAVVAGLEPAFAGLEPQVEVLTVSDTRDVAEVDLGWTWRLPAGDWSYETTTSLRLVDDEWRAVWQPSVVEPSLEDGEVLDASTLGASRGDVLGAGGKRIVTPRAVVRFGVDRSAVSKQQALRAAERLAELADLDKKTYRARVAGAGPEAFVEGIVYRVGDVPASLSQGSDTFAGIKAISSEQALAPTRDFAAELLGSVGEVTAEMMEAQPGVYRVGDRAGLSGLQARYDEELRGSPGMLVRAVDEDPGAGGGERELVALPATDGEDLRLSLDVGLQRTAESLLADVGPASALVALRPSDGEVLAAANGPGVGATNVATFGQAAPGSTFKIVTSLALLRAGMSPSTTVTCSPRVVVDGKAFTNYSDYPSADLGRIPLRRAIASSCNTALIAESGRLDGTDLYDAGATLGMGIDHDLGFPAYFGSVPQPESETEAAASLIGQGRVLASPMVMAAVIASVQEGATVVPTLVEGYTDDPPEGAAPLTKGEAEALRSMLREVVVSGSGRGLADVPGPAVLAKTGTAEFERDGKVLTHAWMVAAQGDLAVAAYVEVGDSGSGTAGPLVEALLRAAG; encoded by the coding sequence ATGCGACGTCTCGGGACCCCTGCCCTGCTGGGCGCCGCCGCGCTGGTCGCGGCCGGCCTGACCGCCTGCGACCAGGTCGCCGACACGGTGGGCGGGCCCGACGCGCGTCCCGCCGCGGAGGCGTACGCCGCCGCCCTGGCCGCCGGCGAGCCCGGCTCGGTCCCGCTGGCCGAGCCGGCCGCCGCCGAGGCCGACGAGGCGCACGCGGCCGTGGTCGCGGGGCTCGAGCCGGCCTTCGCGGGCCTCGAGCCGCAGGTCGAGGTGCTCACGGTCAGCGACACCCGCGACGTGGCCGAGGTCGACCTGGGCTGGACCTGGCGGCTGCCCGCCGGGGACTGGTCCTACGAGACCACCACCAGCCTGCGCCTGGTCGACGACGAGTGGCGCGCGGTGTGGCAGCCGTCCGTGGTCGAGCCCAGCCTCGAGGACGGCGAGGTGCTCGACGCCTCCACCCTGGGGGCCTCGCGCGGCGACGTGCTCGGTGCCGGTGGCAAGCGCATCGTCACCCCCCGGGCGGTCGTGCGCTTCGGGGTCGACCGGTCGGCGGTGTCGAAGCAGCAGGCGCTGCGGGCCGCCGAGCGGCTCGCCGAGCTCGCGGACCTCGACAAGAAGACCTACCGCGCCCGGGTCGCGGGGGCCGGGCCCGAGGCCTTCGTCGAGGGGATCGTCTACCGCGTCGGCGACGTGCCGGCGTCGCTGTCGCAGGGCTCCGACACGTTCGCCGGCATCAAGGCGATCTCCTCGGAGCAGGCGCTCGCGCCCACCCGCGACTTCGCCGCCGAGCTGCTCGGCAGCGTCGGCGAGGTGACCGCCGAGATGATGGAGGCCCAGCCCGGCGTCTACCGCGTCGGGGACCGTGCCGGGCTCTCGGGGCTGCAGGCGCGCTACGACGAGGAGCTGCGGGGCAGCCCGGGCATGCTCGTGCGCGCCGTCGACGAGGACCCGGGGGCCGGGGGCGGCGAGCGCGAGCTGGTCGCCCTGCCGGCCACCGACGGCGAGGACCTGCGCCTGAGCCTCGACGTCGGTCTGCAGCGCACCGCCGAGTCGCTGCTGGCCGACGTCGGCCCGGCCAGCGCGCTGGTCGCGTTGCGCCCCAGCGACGGCGAGGTGCTCGCCGCGGCCAACGGCCCCGGGGTCGGGGCCACGAACGTCGCGACCTTCGGCCAGGCCGCGCCCGGCAGCACCTTCAAGATCGTCACCAGCCTGGCCCTGCTCCGCGCCGGGATGAGCCCCTCGACCACGGTGACCTGCAGCCCGCGGGTCGTCGTGGACGGCAAGGCGTTCACCAACTACTCCGACTACCCCTCGGCCGACCTCGGCCGGATCCCGCTGCGCCGCGCGATCGCCAGCTCGTGCAACACCGCGCTGATCGCCGAGTCCGGTCGCCTCGACGGCACCGACCTCTACGACGCCGGGGCCACGCTGGGCATGGGCATCGACCACGACCTGGGCTTCCCGGCGTACTTCGGCAGCGTGCCGCAGCCCGAGAGCGAGACCGAGGCGGCGGCCTCGCTCATCGGGCAGGGCCGGGTGCTGGCCTCGCCGATGGTGATGGCCGCGGTCATCGCCAGCGTCCAGGAGGGGGCGACCGTCGTCCCGACCCTGGTCGAGGGCTACACCGACGACCCGCCCGAGGGGGCCGCGCCGCTGACGAAGGGCGAGGCCGAGGCGCTGCGCTCGATGCTGCGCGAGGTGGTCGTCTCCGGCAGCGGGCGAGGCCTCGCCGACGTGCCCGGCCCCGCCGTGCTGGCCAAGACCGGCACCGCCGAGTTCGAGCGGGACGGCAAGGTGCTCACCCACGCCTGGATGGTCGCCGCCCAGGGCGACCTGGCGGTCGCGGCGTACGTCGAGGTGGGCGACTCCGGCTCCGGCACGGCCGGTCCGCTCGTCGAGGCGCTGCTGCGCGCGGCCGGCTGA
- a CDS encoding YceI family protein, translating to MAFFRKNDTATTTPDFDAPTAALEDISGDYTIDASHSRLGFSARHAMVTTVRGQFTDWSGTAHVDTADPAASSVSLTIRTASIDTGSADRDGHLVSADFFDAENHPEITFVSTHVTRDGADWTIAGDLTIKGVTQPVTIEFESTGSAQDPFGNLRIGFEGGTSINRKDWGLTWNAALETGGVLVSEKIKLDFDVSAIRNA from the coding sequence ATGGCCTTCTTCCGCAAGAACGACACCGCGACCACCACCCCCGACTTCGACGCACCCACCGCCGCCCTGGAGGACATCTCCGGCGACTACACCATCGACGCCAGCCACAGCCGTCTCGGCTTCAGCGCCCGGCACGCGATGGTCACCACCGTGCGCGGGCAGTTCACCGACTGGTCGGGCACCGCCCACGTCGACACCGCCGACCCGGCCGCCTCCTCGGTCTCCCTCACCATCCGCACCGCCTCGATCGACACCGGCAGCGCCGACCGCGACGGCCACCTGGTCTCCGCCGACTTCTTCGACGCCGAGAACCACCCCGAGATCACCTTCGTCTCCACCCACGTCACCCGCGACGGCGCCGACTGGACCATCGCCGGCGACCTGACCATCAAGGGCGTCACCCAGCCGGTCACGATCGAGTTCGAGTCGACCGGCTCGGCCCAGGACCCGTTCGGCAACCTGCGCATCGGCTTCGAGGGCGGCACCTCGATCAACCGCAAGGACTGGGGCCTGACCTGGAACGCGGCCCTCGAGACCGGTGGCGTGCTGGTGTCGGAGAAGATCAAGCTCGACTTCGACGTCTCGGCGATCCGCAACGCCTGA
- a CDS encoding TetR/AcrR family transcriptional regulator yields MAVKAGRYRGQSAQERVAARRQQLVEATLEVWARVDGPPVTMTRICAEAGLTERYFYEQFANLDDALLAVLREITEEIRTVVDAAISGTEGGPAERVRAAVEAFVHLITDDPRKGRVAILRGAARPTLSAPRNAMLRGFGAYAASEAAALYGTDALQGRDGELAGLMFIGGLEKLVSAWLDGSIAAGPDDIVDAATRAFDRLGHN; encoded by the coding sequence ATGGCCGTCAAAGCGGGTCGCTACCGCGGGCAGAGCGCCCAGGAGCGTGTCGCCGCGCGCCGTCAGCAGCTCGTCGAGGCCACCCTCGAGGTCTGGGCGCGCGTCGACGGCCCGCCGGTGACGATGACCCGCATCTGCGCCGAGGCGGGGCTGACCGAGCGCTACTTCTACGAGCAGTTCGCCAACCTCGACGACGCCCTGCTCGCCGTGCTCCGCGAGATCACCGAGGAGATCCGCACCGTGGTCGACGCCGCGATCAGCGGCACCGAGGGCGGGCCCGCCGAGCGGGTGCGCGCCGCGGTCGAGGCGTTCGTGCACCTCATCACCGACGACCCGCGCAAGGGCCGGGTCGCGATCCTGCGCGGCGCGGCGCGGCCGACCCTGAGCGCCCCGCGCAACGCGATGCTGCGCGGCTTCGGCGCGTACGCCGCCTCCGAGGCCGCCGCGCTCTACGGCACCGACGCCCTGCAGGGGCGCGACGGCGAGCTCGCCGGGCTGATGTTCATCGGCGGGCTGGAGAAGCTCGTCAGCGCCTGGCTCGACGGCTCGATCGCCGCGGGTCCCGACGACATCGTCGACGCCGCGACCCGCGCGTTCGATCGCCTCGGCCACAACTAG
- a CDS encoding MFS transporter, which yields MSSPTSTTQPDLHGAGLQRSLIALIQVLGLAVWFSATAIAPTLRGEWGLGDTSVVWLTGAVQIGFVVGALTSSVLNLPDRMPPQRLVALCAFGAAASTSLLALAADGLALALPLRFLTGAFLAGVYPVGMKLMASWSLPVDRGRAFGVLVGSLTLGSALPHLISASGPLPWRVVMLTAASLTLGAGLVALTVLRPGPLLAPGQRPQARHALAGLSSRAPLLANLGYFGHMWELYALWTWLPAFLVHQPAWELSGAGVSALTFLTVGVAGLVGALLGGWGADRYGRSAAAVAAMATSAACCLLAPLLWSTGPVLLVVFLLVWGASVIADSGVFSTALSESTDQRYVGTALSVQTAIGFTLSVVTIQLLPLLADAVGWRYAFWLLAPGPALGALAMLRLGRITAPRRS from the coding sequence GTGAGCAGCCCGACCAGCACCACGCAGCCCGACCTGCACGGGGCCGGGCTGCAGCGCTCGCTCATCGCCCTGATCCAGGTGCTCGGGCTGGCGGTGTGGTTCTCGGCGACCGCGATCGCGCCCACGCTGCGCGGCGAGTGGGGGCTCGGCGACACCTCGGTGGTGTGGCTGACCGGTGCGGTGCAGATCGGCTTCGTCGTGGGGGCGCTGACCTCCAGCGTGCTCAACCTGCCCGACCGGATGCCGCCGCAGCGGCTGGTGGCCCTGTGCGCCTTCGGCGCGGCCGCGTCGACGTCGCTGCTGGCGCTGGCCGCCGACGGGCTGGCCCTGGCCCTGCCGCTGCGCTTCCTGACCGGGGCCTTTCTCGCCGGGGTCTACCCGGTCGGCATGAAGCTGATGGCCTCCTGGTCGCTGCCGGTCGACCGCGGTCGCGCGTTCGGCGTGCTCGTCGGCTCGCTGACCCTCGGCTCGGCGCTGCCGCACCTGATCAGCGCCTCGGGGCCGCTGCCGTGGCGCGTGGTGATGCTCACCGCCGCCTCCCTCACCCTCGGCGCCGGGCTCGTGGCGCTCACGGTGCTGCGCCCCGGGCCGCTGCTGGCGCCGGGCCAGCGCCCGCAGGCACGGCACGCGCTCGCCGGGCTCAGCAGCCGCGCCCCGCTGCTGGCCAACCTCGGCTACTTCGGCCACATGTGGGAGCTCTACGCGCTGTGGACCTGGCTGCCGGCCTTCCTCGTGCACCAGCCGGCGTGGGAGCTCTCGGGGGCCGGGGTGAGCGCGCTGACCTTCCTGACCGTGGGCGTGGCGGGTCTCGTCGGCGCCCTGCTCGGGGGCTGGGGCGCCGACCGGTACGGCCGCTCGGCCGCGGCCGTCGCCGCGATGGCGACCAGCGCGGCCTGCTGCCTGCTCGCCCCGCTGCTCTGGTCGACCGGACCGGTGCTGCTGGTGGTCTTCCTGCTGGTGTGGGGCGCGTCGGTGATCGCCGACTCCGGGGTCTTCTCCACCGCGCTGAGCGAGAGCACCGACCAGCGCTACGTCGGCACCGCGCTGAGCGTGCAGACCGCGATCGGCTTCACGCTCTCGGTGGTGACCATCCAGCTGCTGCCGCTGCTGGCCGACGCGGTCGGGTGGCGCTACGCCTTCTGGCTGCTCGCGCCGGGTCCGGCGCTGGGCGCGCTGGCGATGCTGCGCCTGGGCCGGATCACGGCACCTCGACGGTCGTGA
- a CDS encoding GNAT family N-acetyltransferase: MADFGARVWDREGHQPWNLRLVHDADGVLVGATHVHLAGGGGYVAKVGVRRDRRGQGLAAAMLVDAFALAREHGATRCYLSTDSRTGALGLYEKVGMVVSSTWVNRAIDL, encoded by the coding sequence CTGGCCGACTTCGGCGCGCGGGTCTGGGACCGCGAGGGCCACCAGCCCTGGAACCTGCGGCTGGTGCACGACGCGGACGGCGTCCTGGTCGGCGCCACCCACGTGCACCTGGCCGGCGGGGGCGGCTACGTCGCCAAGGTCGGCGTACGTCGCGACCGGCGCGGGCAGGGCCTGGCCGCGGCGATGCTGGTCGACGCCTTCGCCCTGGCCCGGGAGCACGGGGCGACCCGCTGCTACCTCTCGACCGACTCGCGCACCGGGGCGCTCGGCCTCTACGAGAAGGTCGGGATGGTCGTCTCCTCGACCTGGGTGAACCGCGCGATCGACCTCTGA